One stretch of Synechococcales cyanobacterium T60_A2020_003 DNA includes these proteins:
- a CDS encoding LysR family transcriptional regulator yields the protein MKEGYLERIKLSQLRSFVAVAECGNFTEAALSLNVSQSAISHAIASLEEELGVILVARGRHGATLTPVGQSILSHAQDIMQSIDKIGHTAEAAKGLEGGQVRIASFRSVSTHILPAVIAKFRHAFPAIAITITEHQTLDIVEQQLRHGLADIGFTYLPASSDFDAWELFRDDYIVLLPPSAKGFHDPITWDELKRYPLIVTPAEDGCRILLRREFAKHNQTLNVAFEVREDSTIVSMVGQDLGAAVIARLAAQPIPPHVQVCRPPIPLERTIGVVTLVEAMHTPAVYAFLDALQTTKLEPLKWA from the coding sequence ATGAAAGAAGGCTACCTCGAGCGAATTAAGCTATCCCAATTACGTTCATTTGTGGCAGTTGCTGAGTGCGGAAACTTCACTGAAGCAGCGCTGAGTTTGAATGTGTCGCAGTCTGCCATTAGTCATGCGATCGCCAGTTTAGAAGAAGAGTTGGGTGTGATTTTGGTGGCACGCGGTCGCCACGGTGCAACCCTTACCCCTGTTGGACAATCGATTTTGAGCCACGCCCAAGACATTATGCAGTCGATCGACAAGATTGGGCATACCGCTGAAGCCGCTAAGGGACTGGAAGGTGGCCAGGTGCGGATCGCATCGTTTCGGAGTGTATCGACTCACATTCTTCCTGCTGTGATTGCCAAATTTCGTCATGCCTTTCCGGCGATCGCCATCACTATCACAGAGCACCAAACCCTAGATATCGTCGAGCAACAGCTTCGTCATGGATTGGCGGACATTGGCTTTACCTACTTACCTGCCTCCAGCGACTTCGACGCCTGGGAACTGTTTCGAGATGACTATATTGTGCTTTTACCTCCCTCGGCTAAGGGGTTTCACGATCCCATTACCTGGGACGAGTTGAAACGCTATCCGCTTATCGTGACCCCTGCGGAAGATGGGTGTCGAATCCTCCTGCGGCGTGAGTTTGCCAAGCATAATCAAACCCTAAATGTGGCCTTCGAAGTACGCGAGGACTCCACCATTGTGAGTATGGTGGGGCAGGATTTGGGAGCAGCGGTCATTGCCAGACTAGCGGCTCAGCCGATTCCGCCTCACGTCCAGGTGTGTCGTCCTCCGATCCCGCTAGAACGCACTATTGGCGTCGTTACGTTAGTCGAAGCGATGCATACACCAGCGGTCTATGCGTTCCTGGATGCGTTACAAACGACGAAGCTAGAGCCTCTGAAATGGGC
- a CDS encoding transglutaminase family protein has protein sequence MKTNEYLKVSDVIDWQHPDVMECAIQIASGYETPMAIAKACFEWVRDEICHSVDYQMNLLTCRASDVLKHKTGYCFAKSHLLVALLRANQISSGFCYQRLSIDDKGALFCLHGFNAVYLPRLGWYRVDARGNKPGINAQFDPPHEQLAYGIQHPEEADFPAILSDPLPIVVEALHFQGTWDVMLHRLPDISLESAQTYGLVAQRWPVL, from the coding sequence ATGAAGACGAACGAATACTTAAAGGTGAGTGACGTCATCGATTGGCAGCATCCCGACGTGATGGAATGTGCTATTCAAATCGCATCGGGCTATGAAACGCCAATGGCGATCGCCAAAGCGTGTTTTGAGTGGGTGCGGGATGAAATCTGTCACAGTGTTGACTATCAAATGAACCTGTTAACCTGCCGTGCGTCGGATGTCCTCAAACACAAAACTGGCTATTGTTTTGCTAAAAGCCATTTGTTGGTAGCCTTGCTACGGGCAAACCAGATTTCCTCCGGATTTTGCTATCAGCGCCTGAGTATTGACGACAAAGGTGCGCTTTTCTGTCTGCACGGTTTTAATGCTGTTTATTTGCCTCGTCTTGGCTGGTATCGGGTTGACGCTAGGGGCAACAAACCCGGAATTAATGCTCAGTTCGATCCCCCTCACGAACAGTTGGCCTATGGGATTCAACACCCTGAAGAAGCTGACTTTCCAGCTATTCTGTCCGATCCGCTTCCGATTGTTGTCGAAGCGCTGCACTTCCAAGGAACGTGGGATGTCATGCTTCATCGTCTTCCAGATATTTCATTGGAATCTGCTCAAACGTACGGTCTAGTGGCACAGCGCTGGCCTGTACTGTAG